From a region of the Mixophyes fleayi isolate aMixFle1 unplaced genomic scaffold, aMixFle1.hap1 Scaffold_100, whole genome shotgun sequence genome:
- the LOC142112133 gene encoding uncharacterized protein LOC142112133, which yields MICRFNTLTTDSLQPEDCRRLLEVAKPEFLNCIHRASTAKTLTVKHQLNILYYLEALLILKHLQRPGVVANMTVEEWHKRVPHNFTSEGTSEKLVVVGVKHHKTATQVATFALTEEEERWFDTYYTKVRPSMINEDAPEETFFISTSGLKIYNVSVYLRRFHNLHKLPNVTSQMARQACETWTLAEYSDIEKCLISNYLSHSILSANSHYGQNTLHNICHGSILVRDIGKRSDPEETRPSSSREGLQASVGTPRKDAFQKLLGEFPVTLEGRVPKSRDCRRISPSHWHYCRKQWRDRQHKIRVKHVIRAFPARRPSVTTLTQYIQEKKWKHKDTEVNLLVEAWKPKSMKHWKDCKVLGDDTHLQHWKGLKCCTDAESRNILGC from the exons ATGATCTGCAGGTTTAACACATTGACGACAGATTCCTTGCAGCCAGAGGACTGCCGCCGGCTACTGGAGGTTGCAAAACCAGAATTTTTGAATTGCATCCATCGTGCTTCTACTGCTAAAACACTAACTGTCAAACATCAGCTCAACATTCTCTACTACCTGGAGGCTTTGCTCATTCTGAAACATCTGCAAAGACCTGGAGTGGTTGCTAATATGACT GTTGAGGAATGGCACAAGAGGGTTCCTCACAACTTCACATCGGAGGGAACCTCTGAAAAGCTTGTTGTTGTAGGAGTGAAGCATCACAAAACTGCTACACAAGTGGCCACATTCGCACtcacagaagaagaagaaagg TGGTTCGACACTTATTACACCAAAGTTCGACCTTCCATGATAAACGAAGATGCACCCGAGGAAACGTTTTTTATATCGACATCGGGATTGAAAATTTACAATGTTTCTGTCTATCTTCGCCGTTTTCATAATCT GCATAAGCTGCCAAATGTGACCAGTCAGATGGCTCGGCAGGCCTGTGAGACTTGGACATTAGCTGAGTACTCCGATATTGAGAAGTGTCTCATCTCCAATTATTTGTCACACAGTATTTTGTCTGCAAACAGTCATTACGGGCAGAATACTTTGCATAATATATGTCATGGCTCAATATTGGTGAGAGATATTGGAAAGCGAAGTGACCCAGAGGAGACCAGACCAAGCAGTTCAAG GGAAGGTCTTCAAGCCTCTGTAGGGACACCGAGGAAAGACGCCTTCCAGAAGCTGCTGGGAGAGTTCCCTGTAACACTCGAGGGACGTGTGCCAAAGTCACGTGACTGCAGACGCATATCACCGTCACATTGGCATTACTGCAGAAAGCAATGGAGAGACCGGCAGCATAAGATCAGAGTAAAGCATGTGATCA GAGCCTTTCCTGCAAGGAGACCATCAGTTACCACCTTGACCCAGTACATTCAGGAAAAGAAATGGAAACATAAGGATACTGAGGTCAATCTCCTGGTAGAGGCCTGGAAGCCAAAGTCGATGAAGCACTGGAAAGACTGTAAGGTCCTTGGAGACGATACCCATTTGCAACATTGGAAAGGACTAAAATGTTGCACAGATGCAGAAAGCAGA AATATCCTGGGGTGTTGA